Part of the Sorghum bicolor cultivar BTx623 chromosome 1, Sorghum_bicolor_NCBIv3, whole genome shotgun sequence genome, GTTAATGatgatctatctatctatcataTACATagtttttatagaaaaaaaaagttcGAGAAAAGGGAAAAACCTGTGCATCACTATCACAAAAAGGCCAGTCAAGCCAGAATTCACGAGGCCCATTCTAGCAATACAGCCCGGCCCAAACATCGTGGATAAGACCTTTAACTGACAAGCGGACCCATGCCGCCCGAAGTGCCCAACGACTTGTGCCTTTGCTTTCCCCGACCCCCGACCCCGAGCAGCAGCAACGCGTCGCGTGTGCATCGCAACAACAACGAGATTCATCAGAGCCCAGACCACCGACGAGAAAGGACAAAACTGCGGCGGACCTACTCGGAGCCGGAGGCAGGGCAAAGGCCCGATCCCCCTTCCCCGCCGGTCGCCGCGCTCGTGCGCGCTAGCCCCGTCGACGCCGGCGGACAGCGTGAGCTATGGGTTGCTCCTCCTCCGTGCCAGGTTCGAGCTCGAGTCTTCAAAAATTCGAAGGTTCCGGTATAGGATTGCTGTATTTTGTCTTCAATTAGTGGCCGGAGGGGACAGAATAAAAGGTTAGCATCGGTTCCGGTGGGGTTTTGATGTGTAGTGGTTTAAGGCACTCAGTTCGTGGTGTGTTTTAGGGTTATGAGCTGTGCTTTGTAGATTATTTGGATTGGATTGATTGGAAGTGGCGGTTGCATGCCACCAAAAAGAAAGACCGTGTTCATGAAACCTGGCTAAGTGTGTACTGTGGTGGTGGACTTAGTTGTTTCTTTAGTTAATGTTTTGTTAATTTGGGGATTTAATGTGACAACAAGGTGTAGAAAAATGTGATCTGTAGTTGGGGAACATACAGTTTGAGCAGAAGATAGTCAAATTAGGTAATGTCTAGGTACATAATGGTAAAGCAGTATGTTTTTCCCCATTTTCAGCTAGAAGTACTGGAGGGCTGAACACTATCAGCAACGATAGCTCTCCCGCCACTGATTCAAAGGACTTGCGTGCTAAGGTTAGCCAAACTCCACCCTCTTTACCTTTTGTTATTATGGTGGTTGATCTCATATTTTCTTTCGCTTCTTTTGGTTGCTTCTCTTGGCTTAACATTGTTTGTGGTACCGGCATGTCAGCTGTATATTTAGGCTCACCTTCCCTAGATGCTCTAGTGAAGAATTCTGATAGCAGTAATGGAGGGGAAATTATTTAAATGCTTACAAGCACATAAAGGCGTCCTATATGTACTGAGACTTGTCTAGTATCCTCTTAATGCTCAGACACGTTGATGCTGtatatcatgcaattgcttaacaTTTCATCCCTGCCAAGGGTTTTGGGGATCTTACCCAGTGAATCTGCGTATTGCAATACCTAATATACTCAGCAGGTTGTCATTTGTCTGTTTCTTCTCATTACCAATGACTGTGATCTAGAATTCAGTATACTTAATAATATGCTAGGGCATCATTTTAACTACCATAAGCGATATATGTACAtactcagttttttttttctcatggTGTATGTTTTTTTGCACAAGATGCCACATGCAAGCATCATGCCACATTCAACCTTTTTGTATGTCCTTCACATCTCGTATGCCAAACACACTGCCTTATGTGCTGTATTGATTTTTACAATTTCCAAGGAATCAAAATTTCAGCTACCCCACAAAATGTATTGCTTGCTATAGTGGCTATTAAATTTCGAGGTTGTGTTTCTTTTTTGTTACTATGCTTTATTTCTAGCTTAGAAGTTAGAAGTAGAAGCAGACAATTGAACACATTTGGTATAGAAGTTAATGCATTCAACCAAGCATATCAACACACTGTGATTTATCTAGTAAAACCTGATTAACGAATTTGTTTAATGTTTTCAACCTTTTCCTGCAATAGCTGGTATTGCTGGGAGACTCAGGTGTTGGGAAAAGCTGTATAGTTCTTCGCTTTGTTCGTGGTCAGTTTGATCCTACTTCCAAGGTGATTTCCTGTTTTGATCAGATCGAGCCATGAATGAAACTTTACTTTCAGTTGCAGCATTTCCATTCCCCAGCTTATCTTCTAAAATGGTTACAGGTAACTGTTGGTGCATCTTTTTTATCACAAACATTGGCATTGGAAGATTCAACAATAGTGAAGTTTGAAATTTGGGATACTGCTGGGCAAGAGAGGTAATTTGGTGTTGTAAACCAGTACTTATTTTGGATAATTAATTTGGGATACTTTGCAGCACATAGTCAAAAGAATTTTTATAGTATTCTATGCACATCTGATCCATCTTTCTTTGCAAGCACATGCATGTTTTTGCCCGAATCAAGAAGTCATGAGAATTGACAGCCGGTCAATTTCAGGTATGCTGCCTTGGCACCACTTTACTAcagaggagctgctgctgcaatTGTTGTCTACGATATAACGAGTCCGGAATCATTTAGCAAAGCACAGTATTGGGTAAAGGTAAACTACCAGCAACCCTCTACTCTTCTGAGTTATTATGCTTGGTTTTCTCCCCATTCCCTATTACCGGTCTGTGCTTCTGCTTGAAACACTGATGTAATAAGGTACCTAAAACACTAGTACAGATTAGAAACAGATTGACATGGATATTATCATATGATATTCAACTGATTGTACCTGACCAACATTAGTACctagaaatgatcatgcacCTTGAATATTTATTTATCTTTAGCAGCTGACTCGGTGGTTATATTCAATCTTAGTGGTCTGAAATTCTATTATGGTTTGTACCCTGTTTTTGGTTTCAGGATTAAATACAGCACTTCTTTTTTTCATTCCCATTCTGCAGGAACTTCAGAAGCATGGTAGTCCTGGTATTGTAATGGTTTTGGTTGGGAATAAGGCTGACCTACATGATAATCGAAGTGTATCCTCGCAGGTAAGAGTATATGCTCACTGCCAACTGATAGGTATTGTATTGATGGCTGCTATGTGATTTTGACCATATGGTGTACTTGTTGCAGGATGCACAGGACTACGCAGAGAAGAACAATATGTTTTTCATTGAGACGTCAGCCAAGACAGCTGATAATATAAACCAACTGTTTGAGGTATGCTTTAAGTACATAAAATATTTTGTTTTACATAACATATTAACATGTAAGAGGATAAGCAAATCTAGCTGCAACTGTTAATGTTATTCTACTTTAAAAAAGATGAGGCTGAGCAACGCCTTGAACTTCTCAATTTTCTGTGCctagtagatgagatgggtaggCAAGGATAAACAAACTCACCCTCCCTTCGAGGCTCTGAGTTATTTAAGTttaatcttgcttgatctcccaAATTGGCCATCCttcatatgtatatatatagggcTGGCGGAGTTACAGTCCATTTAAGCTGACAAACCTCCTATACTTTAGCTAACTTAGTGAACAAGATATTCCCTACAATCATAGTCTTATGGCGTAAAGGCGAGGCACGGcgatggggggggggggggggggggggggggggcgcctGGACGCCTAGGCGACGCCTTGAGAACTATGCCTACAATTTCAAATCTGACTCTCTCTAACTTGTTTTCTACTTGCCTGCCTTCTCCAAACGCCTCTGGCATTGTCTTCCAAGGAAAGCGCCCACAACACATCCTCCCTCCTCTGGAAACAGTTTGTCCCCGAGCTAAAAGTTTGGGTATTTGCCCCTTGAATTCTTCCAAGCCCTCCCAAGTAGTCTCAGCTTGACTTCGACCAAACCACTTAACTGAAACTTCCCATGTGGCACAGTTGAGGCGAGCACAAATAACCTTGGCAGGGACTGGCAGTACTTGGCCACGCTTGATGGGAGGAAGCTGCACCTGTTCCTGAGGAGGATCACCAATTTATTTCTTGAGAAAGGCCACATGATACACATTATGAATAAGAGCCTTTGATGGCAAAGCGAGGCGATATGCCTTAGACCTGACATGCTCCTCCACATGAAAGGGTGCATAAAAGTTAGATGCCAACTTAGCAGCTCATTTGCCTGTAATGACTGTGGCTATGCGCTGATGCAAAAGGAGCCACACCCAATCACAAACTGGAAACTCCACATCACAGTGGCCCTTGTCATATTGGCACTTCATCAGCTCTTGAGCATGGGCAAGATGGTCATGGATTTCACCAAAAACATGCCACGAGCTCCAAGCTGCTTGTCCCAAGGACGACACTTAAGCAAGTCTTGGATCATAAGGGATCAATTTAGGTGGGTCTTGACCATAAACCACATTAAATGGGTAGTCTTCAGCGCCATTTGGAATGATGTGTGGTAGCAATATTGTGCCCTAGGAAGCCATTGAAGGCAACTCTGAGGACGGTCACCAGCAAGGCAACACAGGTACATTCCCAATGTGCGATATGTAACGTCTGGTTGGTCATCGGTTTGCGGGTGAAAAGCTGTGCTGATTCGAAACTTGACACCCATGAGATTGAACAACTCTGTCCAGGGGCAGGGTCACGGTCACCGACAATGGAGCACAGCAACCCCTGAAGCCACACTATATGTTGTCGAACAAGACCTGCGCGATGGAGACCGTAGAGCTGAGCGAAGAAAATGTGCATACTTTGAGAAGCGGTCTATCATCGTGACGCCCACTGATAAGCTCTTGATAAAGTCCATGGCTATGTCAGCCCACACCAAGCTGGGCGTGGCAAGGGGCTGGAGCAGTCCGACCAGGTGGAGATGCCTGGCAGGCAGCTCTTGATGAAGTCCCAGATGAGCCTGGCTACATTCGGCTTGTAGATaaatcacacacacacacactgcaGCTTCTTTTTAATGCCTTCATGGCACACAGGCCATCAGCCGGGTTCAAGATCTGTGGCCACGACATGGAGGGCGATGACACAAAAATGCCCACATCATGCAGGACCAGGCCATCTGCACGGCCTGAGAAACTTTACTTAGGCCTCTTCGTTTCATCCCTAAACCATCTAAACCATGGGGATTGAGGGGGATTGATTTGTGATCCCTAAACATAATACCACATCTGTTTTTACCAGCCATGTATTATTCGCTTATGTCGAATTTTCAGTTTCAAATTTGAATCTGTAGCCATGCATACCGTTACTAGTATGCAGCTGTGTGGTGACCATCGCATCCTCCTAACATGACCGTGTTCCTGTAACAGGAAATTGCAAAGAGGTTGCCTAGGCCAACGGCATCGTGACAAAGCACTTGTGTGTATTCAAGAGTGACACAAATACAAGCTTGTACCATGTAATGCATGCCAAGTGCCAGCCCATATATATGGGTACTGTATGGAACTATGGAAGACCTCTCatgtaaagatttttttttcattctgTTATAATTGTGGAGGACCTTCGGTATTGAATATCCTCTGATGTCGCAACTATTGGTCACTGGTGACGAAGtgcttttcttttcctttaccttttttcTAGGGCAATTCTATCTAACAACAAAGAAGATACGTAAACTTCATGTAAACTGCCAGAATAGATGCGTGCTTGTTATTCTTTAATTTTTAAGACGTTCGACACTTCGACGTGGTCTGCCCTAACCTGATTACGAAAACAGGATTTTTGGCATTACAATTCACTACATTGCTGAATGACTATCGCTGAAGCTGCATGTGGCCATGTGCACCGTATCTAACACTACTGCTCCTACATCACAGGGTTTCTTTCAGTAGTAGGTAAGATCAACAAGATATATACCAAACAATTCCTTGCAACTTGCAATTGACCATCAACGAACAACACCACATCCTACAGAAACTG contains:
- the LOC8085466 gene encoding ras-related protein RABF1: MGCSSSVPARSTGGLNTISNDSSPATDSKDLRAKLVLLGDSGVGKSCIVLRFVRGQFDPTSKVTVGASFLSQTLALEDSTIVKFEIWDTAGQERYAALAPLYYRGAAAAIVVYDITSPESFSKAQYWVKELQKHGSPGIVMVLVGNKADLHDNRSVSSQDAQDYAEKNNMFFIETSAKTADNINQLFEEIAKRLPRPTAS